In the genome of Paenibacillus sp. FSL R5-0766, one region contains:
- a CDS encoding ABC transporter ATP-binding protein, with amino-acid sequence MIALQRITARRRQMASSVLFGLSLLWTCSPVKVCTVFAIKMLEALLGPLLVWLSAQIIDRLAEHPFVLASWDALAWMVLLYIGLTLAVDALQPVSEMHKRLLTAKLQAHIDELLISKAMSIPDIAPFEKAGFHTKTRVIQYNEYFVTMWLTIISQTIGGVVVIAAGSIMIGTIAPWAPIVLLALVVPKLYWEAKLNNVTFEGREEVQELRRRAEYYAGTPLRPETAGELKVFGLVPFFKERYLNTSRELLLTLSADQRKLALHQLLWSVLQSLAAGLIIIYLVGHALSGHFTAGDIFLFIGATIQLNEGMNELFAAFAIGPREARHLEKIRSFLYSENEMKSGPCPPAVSVKEGFRLEGVHFRYDETKVVLDIPELIIPAGKVTVLVGENGSGKSTLVKLLLRFFDPNEGVVFYNGIPLGEYDIAAYRTQATAVFQDFVRYEMNLRDNIGLGNLAAVNEQRIIERAAKLGGVDEYLHKLGQKYDTQLGRLFGGRSLSGGEWQRIALSRAFMRKDIAGLLIMDEPSSALDVFMEEDVFQRMRDLMKNKTVVIVSHRLSTARHADYVVYMEQGRIMETGTHDQLLENGAGYAELYNMQAQKYR; translated from the coding sequence GTGATAGCATTGCAACGAATCACAGCCAGGCGACGACAGATGGCCTCCTCCGTTTTGTTTGGACTGTCCTTGCTATGGACATGCTCACCAGTAAAAGTGTGTACCGTTTTTGCCATTAAAATGCTTGAGGCATTGCTTGGTCCGCTGCTTGTGTGGCTGAGTGCCCAGATCATTGACAGATTGGCTGAGCATCCGTTTGTCCTTGCATCATGGGATGCGCTAGCTTGGATGGTGCTGTTGTATATTGGGCTAACATTAGCTGTGGATGCCCTCCAACCCGTATCAGAGATGCACAAACGCCTGTTGACTGCCAAACTTCAAGCACATATTGATGAGTTGTTGATCAGCAAAGCAATGTCGATTCCGGATATTGCTCCTTTTGAAAAGGCAGGTTTCCATACAAAAACTCGGGTTATTCAATATAACGAATACTTCGTTACAATGTGGTTAACGATTATTTCTCAGACCATCGGAGGAGTGGTCGTGATTGCAGCCGGGAGTATAATGATTGGAACGATCGCTCCCTGGGCCCCGATTGTCTTGCTGGCATTGGTCGTTCCCAAGCTGTACTGGGAAGCGAAGCTCAACAACGTTACCTTTGAAGGACGCGAGGAGGTCCAGGAATTAAGGCGGCGTGCTGAGTATTACGCTGGTACGCCGCTCAGGCCTGAAACAGCCGGAGAGCTGAAGGTATTTGGTCTTGTTCCTTTTTTTAAAGAGAGATATCTGAACACATCACGAGAGCTTCTGCTTACACTTTCAGCCGACCAACGGAAACTGGCTCTCCATCAATTATTGTGGTCTGTGCTCCAGTCGCTGGCCGCCGGTCTCATCATTATTTATCTAGTTGGACATGCGCTTTCCGGTCACTTCACAGCAGGGGACATCTTTTTATTTATTGGTGCCACTATACAGTTGAATGAGGGAATGAATGAATTGTTTGCAGCTTTTGCGATCGGTCCCAGGGAAGCCAGACATCTGGAGAAGATTCGTTCTTTTCTCTATAGCGAGAATGAAATGAAGTCAGGCCCATGCCCTCCGGCGGTGTCCGTCAAAGAGGGCTTCCGGCTGGAAGGGGTCCATTTCCGGTATGATGAAACCAAAGTTGTGCTGGATATCCCAGAGCTTATCATCCCTGCTGGAAAAGTGACCGTGTTGGTCGGTGAAAACGGGTCAGGCAAAAGCACGCTTGTCAAACTGCTCCTGCGCTTCTTTGATCCTAATGAAGGAGTGGTGTTTTACAACGGTATTCCGCTGGGCGAGTATGATATCGCTGCCTATCGGACACAGGCTACAGCCGTATTCCAGGATTTTGTGCGCTATGAAATGAATCTTCGGGACAATATTGGACTAGGTAATCTTGCGGCTGTTAACGAGCAAAGGATAATCGAAAGAGCTGCCAAGCTGGGCGGAGTAGACGAATATCTCCACAAGCTGGGGCAAAAATATGATACACAGCTAGGCAGGCTATTCGGAGGCAGAAGCCTTTCAGGAGGAGAATGGCAGCGGATTGCATTATCCCGTGCTTTTATGAGAAAGGATATTGCCGGATTACTGATTATGGACGAACCTTCCTCTGCGCTTGATGTGTTCATGGAGGAAGACGTGTTCCAGCGAATGCGGGATTTAATGAAAAACAAGACGGTGGTCATCGTCTCGCATCGGTTAAGCACTGCACGACACGCAGATTATGTAGTCTATATGGAACAGGGCAGAATCATGGAGACGGGAACCCACGACCAATTATTGGAAAATGGGGCAGGGTATGCCGAACTGTACAATATGCAGGCTCAAAAATATAGATAA
- a CDS encoding GNAT family N-acetyltransferase gives MSVIDNMRPFMVRDLAMLEEWFKDAEVHRRLEGMLPLDEWHQHVQQHPGYDVWVAFSQGKAVGVSMIEQEEQNTGSIAIVVDPSVRGRGCGRAVIGKAMQLPKLETIHKWYAGIEADNAACLKCFQSTGFVLENEAPDEDGYFSLWHIANIKV, from the coding sequence ATGAGCGTGATTGACAATATGCGACCGTTTATGGTAAGAGATCTGGCGATGCTGGAGGAGTGGTTTAAGGATGCAGAGGTTCATCGGCGCTTGGAGGGAATGCTTCCTTTAGACGAGTGGCATCAGCACGTGCAGCAGCATCCTGGTTATGACGTGTGGGTAGCGTTCTCGCAGGGTAAAGCCGTAGGTGTAAGTATGATTGAGCAGGAGGAGCAGAATACGGGAAGTATTGCCATCGTTGTCGATCCGTCGGTTCGAGGCAGGGGCTGCGGCAGAGCAGTGATTGGAAAAGCTATGCAGCTTCCCAAACTGGAAACGATCCATAAATGGTACGCTGGAATTGAAGCCGACAACGCTGCTTGTTTGAAGTGTTTCCAGTCTACTGGTTTTGTACTGGAGAACGAAGCTCCCGATGAAGACGGTTATTTTTCTTTATGGCATATCGCTAATATTAAAGTGTAG
- a CDS encoding clostripain-related cysteine peptidase, producing MKRIIRLLVFILLVSFLPISELKASDRQADYTFLIYMIGSDMESDFHMASDDLKEMMSVGSSGNVNVVVQTGGARSWEHSSIESGLNQRWRVEKGRLALLDNAGSQNMDTSDSLTDFIRWGTREYPARKHVLMFWGHGLGPIDGYGGDEHYGNKKMSLTELQKGIGRAYNETGIKFELIGFDNCKMASVEVAYALRNYGEYMLASVDYTNQNGWDYTKMLKAVQDKPGISTLELGRTIAQGYLEQSKENGEEEDLQQSIIRLDRMEEVMKAVESFGKRLLKPQAMTKGISHLRQARDQAEDYADEADLVDLADLFTLIGKRMKAETEADRVKKTIQKAVVFNMRSPEHPKGEGISVYFPDKDVSRFIEKASAYQKLDFDPHYKAFIAEYSALLSRLPQNTRD from the coding sequence ATGAAAAGAATAATACGGCTGCTTGTGTTCATTCTGCTTGTCTCGTTTCTTCCTATATCTGAACTAAAAGCATCCGATCGGCAGGCCGATTACACCTTTCTCATCTATATGATTGGTTCTGATATGGAAAGTGATTTTCATATGGCAAGCGATGACTTGAAGGAAATGATGAGTGTCGGCTCTTCCGGCAATGTAAATGTTGTTGTTCAGACAGGAGGGGCCCGAAGCTGGGAGCATTCGTCCATTGAGTCCGGTCTGAATCAACGATGGCGTGTGGAAAAGGGGAGGTTGGCCCTTCTGGATAACGCAGGCTCGCAAAATATGGATACATCCGATTCCCTTACAGATTTCATTCGCTGGGGGACCCGTGAATATCCAGCTCGGAAGCATGTGCTTATGTTCTGGGGGCACGGTCTTGGACCGATCGATGGATACGGCGGCGACGAGCACTATGGAAATAAAAAAATGAGCTTGACCGAGCTTCAAAAAGGAATTGGACGCGCCTATAACGAAACGGGAATTAAATTTGAACTCATTGGCTTCGATAATTGCAAAATGGCAAGTGTGGAGGTGGCCTATGCACTTAGGAACTATGGGGAATATATGCTTGCCTCTGTCGATTACACGAATCAGAATGGGTGGGATTATACAAAAATGCTGAAGGCAGTTCAAGACAAGCCCGGGATTTCCACCCTTGAGTTGGGCAGAACGATTGCTCAAGGATATCTGGAACAGTCGAAGGAAAACGGCGAAGAGGAGGACCTTCAGCAATCGATCATTCGACTGGATCGGATGGAAGAGGTTATGAAGGCAGTCGAGTCATTTGGCAAAAGATTGTTAAAGCCCCAAGCTATGACAAAGGGAATAAGTCATTTGAGACAAGCACGGGATCAAGCCGAGGATTATGCGGACGAAGCCGATTTGGTGGATCTTGCTGATTTGTTTACCTTGATCGGGAAAAGAATGAAAGCTGAGACCGAGGCGGACCGCGTCAAAAAAACAATTCAAAAAGCGGTTGTTTTTAACATGAGATCACCGGAGCATCCTAAGGGAGAAGGGATAAGCGTTTATTTTCCAGATAAGGATGTCAGCCGTTTTATTGAAAAGGCCAGTGCTTATCAGAAGCTGGACTTTGACCCGCACTATAAGGCTTTTATTGCTGAATACTCAGCATTGCTGTCACGGCTGCCTCAGAACACTCGCGACTAA
- a CDS encoding GNAT family N-acetyltransferase → MTNTIDSEHKTIEELSLNHWQSLSTLLYDGWVLRFAKGYTKRANSVQPIHYSTLDVHEKIEECERIYASNQLSTIFKITPFIQPDHLDQLLQDKGYAVVDFTYLQTRSLEHIKEPEHQAVQIDEQLTTTWLDHFCRLNQVNDLQRETTEQMLHNIRTKVGFISLLIDGQVVACGFGVIERGYIGLYDIITDANFRNRGLAEQMILHLLHWAKKQGATSSYLQVVANNAPALKLYAKLGYSEIYSYWYRVKESSES, encoded by the coding sequence ATGACGAATACCATAGATTCAGAACACAAAACCATTGAAGAACTATCGCTTAACCACTGGCAGTCCTTGTCTACCTTACTATATGACGGTTGGGTACTGCGTTTTGCCAAAGGTTATACCAAGCGTGCCAACTCCGTTCAACCGATCCACTACTCCACGCTGGATGTGCATGAAAAGATTGAGGAATGTGAGCGCATCTATGCTTCCAATCAGTTAAGTACCATATTTAAGATCACACCGTTTATTCAGCCGGATCATCTAGACCAACTTTTGCAAGACAAAGGGTATGCTGTTGTGGATTTCACCTACCTCCAGACTCGGAGTCTGGAACATATCAAAGAGCCTGAGCACCAAGCTGTACAGATTGACGAGCAGTTAACCACAACGTGGCTGGATCACTTTTGCCGACTGAATCAGGTGAATGATCTGCAACGGGAAACGACAGAACAAATGTTACATAATATCCGCACAAAGGTAGGTTTCATCTCGCTGTTGATCGACGGGCAAGTTGTCGCCTGTGGGTTCGGTGTGATCGAGCGTGGCTACATTGGATTATATGACATCATTACAGACGCTAACTTCCGGAATCGGGGGCTTGCTGAACAGATGATCCTTCATCTCCTCCATTGGGCAAAAAAACAGGGCGCTACCTCCAGTTACCTGCAAGTGGTTGCGAATAATGCACCTGCCTTGAAGCTTTACGCCAAGCTGGGTTATTCAGAGATTTATAGCTATTGGTACAGAGTCAAAGAATCGAGTGAGTCCTGA
- a CDS encoding SprT family zinc-dependent metalloprotease, with protein sequence MLTIELNNHSINCHIQYGKRKKVSITMDLPYMVTIKAPNGTSEDMIRQLVEQHGDVILKKSALMQRALDGPQAKEYEDEGKGKFLLFGKEHALHDLIPVEGLTEEELRANLKKFYFAECKRMIGERIGRYQQELKVKPKSVEIVDSPTKWGSCSWDKKLTFNYRLAMVPLEVMDYVIIHELCHIHHMNHDRSFWRRIGSIMPDYKAKEDYLMRNGRAMTL encoded by the coding sequence ATGCTAACTATAGAATTAAATAATCACAGCATTAACTGTCATATCCAATACGGCAAACGCAAGAAAGTTTCCATCACGATGGACTTGCCTTATATGGTAACAATCAAAGCACCCAATGGTACCAGTGAAGACATGATCCGGCAACTTGTAGAGCAGCACGGGGATGTGATTTTGAAGAAATCCGCTCTGATGCAGCGGGCGCTCGACGGTCCTCAAGCCAAGGAATACGAAGATGAGGGCAAGGGGAAGTTTTTGCTTTTTGGCAAGGAGCATGCACTGCATGACTTAATCCCTGTAGAGGGTCTGACAGAAGAAGAGCTGCGAGCGAATTTGAAGAAGTTTTATTTTGCCGAGTGTAAACGCATGATTGGGGAGCGCATCGGACGTTATCAGCAAGAGTTGAAGGTGAAACCGAAGTCAGTAGAGATTGTAGATTCTCCCACCAAGTGGGGCAGTTGCAGCTGGGACAAAAAACTTACGTTCAATTATCGCCTGGCGATGGTACCACTGGAAGTGATGGATTATGTCATCATTCATGAACTTTGTCATATTCACCACATGAATCATGATCGCTCCTTCTGGCGGCGGATCGGCAGCATCATGCCGGATTACAAAGCAAAAGAAGATTATCTGATGCGCAATGGTCGAGCCATGACGTTGTAA
- a CDS encoding DUF1801 domain-containing protein has product MAESNHYSVLVDEYISEFAPDVQVRLQALRQIIRESAPNAEEKISYKMPTYAQHGNLVHFAAYQHHIGFYPAPSGILAFKEELSKYKGAKGSVQFPLDQPLPEDLIRRIVEYRVKENVEKASEKKQKK; this is encoded by the coding sequence ATGGCTGAGAGTAACCATTATTCGGTGCTGGTAGATGAATATATCTCGGAGTTTGCACCTGATGTACAGGTGAGATTACAGGCGTTAAGACAGATTATTCGCGAGTCGGCTCCGAACGCCGAAGAGAAGATCAGTTACAAGATGCCCACGTATGCACAGCATGGGAATCTGGTTCATTTTGCCGCATACCAGCATCATATTGGGTTTTACCCTGCTCCCAGTGGGATTCTGGCGTTTAAGGAGGAACTCTCCAAGTACAAAGGGGCTAAGGGATCTGTCCAGTTTCCGCTGGATCAGCCATTGCCGGAGGATCTGATCCGCCGGATTGTGGAGTATCGGGTGAAAGAAAATGTGGAAAAAGCTTCGGAGAAGAAGCAGAAGAAGTAA
- a CDS encoding isochorismatase family protein: MNKALIVLDVQYGITSLKDFTVQLGKIEAVIADFEQQHEPIIYMKHVDYDQEGSSLFYKNTANLEIIMGTGQYPVMEKSKPSAFSNPELRTWLQEHQVEHVFIVGFNMEYCCLFTAITAEHEGFKVTLIEDATGSVNTAETYEMPGLDIQDFVGSILNWSNCIEVLYVNEYKEMYRI; this comes from the coding sequence ATGAACAAAGCACTAATCGTGTTGGATGTGCAGTATGGTATTACATCATTGAAGGATTTCACAGTTCAGTTGGGCAAAATTGAAGCGGTTATCGCTGATTTTGAACAGCAACATGAGCCAATCATATACATGAAACATGTAGATTACGATCAGGAGGGCTCTTCACTGTTCTATAAGAATACTGCAAACCTGGAGATTATAATGGGTACGGGTCAGTATCCCGTTATGGAGAAAAGCAAACCAAGTGCCTTCAGCAATCCGGAGCTAAGAACTTGGCTACAAGAGCATCAGGTAGAACATGTATTTATTGTTGGATTCAACATGGAATATTGTTGTCTGTTTACGGCAATTACTGCGGAACACGAAGGGTTTAAGGTAACCTTGATTGAGGACGCAACAGGTTCGGTGAACACAGCGGAGACGTATGAGATGCCGGGTCTGGACATTCAGGATTTTGTCGGTTCGATTCTGAACTGGTCCAATTGTATTGAAGTTTTATATGTGAATGAGTATAAAGAAATGTATCGTATCTAG
- a CDS encoding helix-turn-helix transcriptional regulator yields MIKVHLSRIMGEKRINIADLSRLTGLHRNGIAKLYNEETDGVKFDTLNRICEALDCDIQDIIEFIKDEK; encoded by the coding sequence ATGATCAAGGTTCATTTATCTCGTATTATGGGTGAGAAAAGAATTAATATTGCTGATTTATCCCGACTAACCGGATTACATAGAAATGGGATTGCCAAATTATATAATGAAGAAACCGATGGTGTGAAGTTTGATACGCTGAATCGAATATGTGAGGCTTTGGATTGTGACATCCAGGATATCATTGAGTTTATTAAGGACGAGAAGTGA
- a CDS encoding glycosyltransferase family 39 protein, with protein MSKVLHKSFYLILLVFVAVFIASSLLVRAQYNYALYGDNPILGMQQWSVFLPVILLLLGSGVGLYTLCLKLNKYSPKIVIPIVLLCSLVIQIIIIFVFPRVPTDDSQTVLSLAMNMLYDQDYSSFEVGGYLHMFPFNYSIVLYLKTLLYLFPDNYLVIKLFNILFSTLTTFMIYLIYKQVNDRSTERDYGVLIFAATYLPSLFLNNLIYNDVVATAFLTSCLYFVIRFVREKFWKTIVIAAVFLTLGNYFRSIGVIVLIAAIIYILLNMRSIGMKKVVISIGVLAMLFNVPTWTQNAVLQSSGAVSEPVGENAAPVYMWLNMGINLERFGFWDNMESYQIYQRQANYSKAESAALFKQEISNKLSEASASDLVQMYYKKIIWTWTEGTYQMDRYGIGNESSMGAGRGRGGGIAGSYSYTNAITELLQGDSAYRTGLLWIVYVMNFLMYCFISIRLVGGIRRKRYDEVSLILVILGFIGFYILWEIKSRYIYPVYPLLVVLSYMGFSDTYDFIFHRKGTLERYSLRKR; from the coding sequence ATGTCTAAGGTGCTGCATAAGTCGTTTTATCTCATTTTGCTCGTGTTTGTTGCGGTGTTTATTGCCTCGTCCTTGTTGGTGCGGGCACAGTATAACTATGCATTGTATGGGGACAATCCCATTTTGGGCATGCAGCAGTGGAGTGTTTTTCTCCCGGTCATTCTTTTGCTTCTTGGTTCAGGTGTCGGGTTATACACTCTATGTCTGAAGCTGAACAAATACAGCCCAAAGATTGTCATTCCGATTGTGCTGTTATGTTCTCTGGTCATTCAGATCATCATCATTTTTGTATTTCCGAGAGTACCCACCGATGATTCACAGACCGTTCTCTCACTCGCCATGAACATGCTGTATGACCAAGACTACTCTTCGTTTGAAGTGGGTGGTTATCTGCACATGTTCCCGTTTAACTACTCGATCGTGTTGTACCTGAAGACATTGCTGTACCTGTTCCCGGACAACTATCTGGTCATCAAACTTTTTAATATTTTGTTTTCAACATTAACGACGTTCATGATTTATCTTATCTACAAACAAGTGAACGACAGATCCACGGAACGTGATTACGGTGTGTTAATCTTTGCAGCCACGTACCTGCCTTCCTTATTCCTGAACAACCTGATCTATAACGATGTGGTTGCTACAGCATTTCTGACATCTTGTTTATACTTTGTTATTCGTTTTGTACGTGAAAAGTTTTGGAAAACAATTGTTATTGCCGCCGTTTTTCTCACGTTGGGCAATTACTTCCGAAGCATTGGCGTAATCGTGTTAATCGCTGCCATCATCTACATCCTGCTGAATATGCGGAGCATCGGAATGAAGAAAGTTGTGATTTCCATCGGTGTGCTAGCTATGTTGTTTAATGTACCAACCTGGACTCAGAATGCGGTTCTTCAATCCTCCGGTGCTGTGAGCGAACCTGTTGGAGAGAATGCTGCACCGGTCTATATGTGGCTGAATATGGGGATTAATCTGGAGCGTTTTGGCTTCTGGGACAATATGGAGAGTTATCAGATCTACCAGAGGCAGGCCAACTATAGTAAGGCAGAGAGCGCAGCATTATTCAAACAAGAAATCAGCAACAAGCTGTCTGAAGCAAGTGCGAGTGACTTGGTGCAGATGTATTATAAAAAGATCATATGGACCTGGACCGAAGGGACATACCAGATGGACCGCTACGGAATCGGCAATGAAAGTTCCATGGGTGCCGGAAGAGGAAGGGGAGGCGGAATCGCAGGCTCCTACAGTTACACCAATGCGATAACCGAGTTGTTGCAGGGGGATTCCGCTTATCGGACAGGTTTGCTCTGGATCGTATATGTGATGAATTTTTTGATGTACTGTTTTATTTCCATCCGGTTGGTTGGTGGAATTCGTCGTAAACGGTATGATGAAGTCTCCTTAATCCTGGTCATTCTCGGATTCATCGGATTTTATATTCTGTGGGAGATTAAGTCGAGATACATCTACCCTGTATATCCGTTGTTGGTTGTGCTGTCCTATATGGGTTTCAGTGATACGTATGACTTCATATTCCATCGTAAAGGTACCTTGGAGAGATATTCCCTGAGAAAAAGGTGA
- a CDS encoding phosphotransferase, protein MLKLKYLFQNNDLAEMILKNWSYDPESLDMFKYYRISSNAVYPFRDQGKVRLLRFAPVEEKNHVNLGAELEFLRYLRMNYYGAMEAVPSHTGKELVEAYTPWGPYYASVFKRVPGSQLGSIDLNDSILYSYGEALGELHHLSRSFIPEQKEKRWTYTEVLDWMQEILKGFPGETAALNEVEFLRTYFATWPMTQQNFGLIHYDFELDNVFYDEDSQSCYAIDFDDSMYHWYAMDVEQSLDSLREEIEPEQWEQKKQLFLNGYWSEAGERYDLESMFPACRRFANLYGYVRMLRSVAEQWSHEPEWMSGLRARLERIMTEKAEQFGHPI, encoded by the coding sequence ATGTTAAAATTAAAATATTTATTTCAAAATAACGACCTTGCCGAGATGATCCTGAAGAATTGGAGTTATGATCCCGAATCGCTGGACATGTTTAAGTATTATCGTATATCCTCCAATGCCGTGTATCCGTTCAGAGATCAGGGGAAAGTGAGATTGCTTCGTTTTGCCCCGGTAGAGGAAAAAAATCATGTCAACCTTGGCGCTGAACTGGAGTTCCTCCGTTATCTTCGAATGAATTATTATGGGGCCATGGAGGCCGTACCTTCCCACACTGGGAAAGAACTCGTAGAAGCTTACACGCCATGGGGGCCGTACTACGCTTCCGTATTCAAGAGAGTGCCAGGTTCACAGTTAGGAAGCATTGATCTGAATGACTCCATCCTGTACAGCTATGGTGAGGCTTTGGGTGAACTGCATCATTTATCGCGATCATTCATACCTGAGCAAAAGGAGAAACGTTGGACCTATACGGAGGTTTTGGATTGGATGCAGGAGATCCTGAAGGGTTTTCCTGGTGAAACGGCTGCTTTGAACGAGGTGGAGTTTCTCCGAACATATTTTGCGACTTGGCCGATGACCCAGCAAAATTTCGGACTCATCCACTACGATTTTGAATTGGATAATGTCTTCTATGACGAAGATAGCCAGTCTTGTTATGCCATTGATTTTGATGACTCGATGTATCACTGGTACGCGATGGACGTGGAACAGAGTCTGGATAGTTTACGTGAGGAGATCGAGCCTGAACAATGGGAGCAGAAGAAACAATTGTTCCTGAATGGTTACTGGTCCGAGGCAGGAGAACGTTATGATCTGGAGAGTATGTTCCCCGCTTGTCGCCGTTTTGCCAACTTGTACGGTTATGTGCGTATGCTTCGATCTGTTGCAGAGCAGTGGTCACATGAGCCGGAGTGGATGAGCGGACTAAGAGCGAGGTTAGAGAGGATAATGACAGAAAAGGCAGAGCAATTTGGTCATCCGATTTAA